Within Spinacia oleracea cultivar Varoflay chromosome 4, BTI_SOV_V1, whole genome shotgun sequence, the genomic segment TCCCACAAAACAGATGCAATCCATGTATAAACAGATGCAATCCATGTATAAGCGTTACTGAACATGTGATCAGAGTGTGCCTTTCATGATATCCCGTCTTCAAATTCATGTAAAGAATAGTCTATATCAGGAACATATCCTGCTACTTCCATATGCAGAATCATCATGCTCAAAACCTCGTAAACCCTCTCAGTTTGAGGCCCTACCTTATCTCCAACCGCAAAGCTGTAAACATCATTTTTCAACTCAATCCAACTACAACCAGGCTCTTTCCTACCTCCTAATCCTTTCATTAATTTCCTCATTTTCGCAAAATCTTTCCATTCCCCTTCTGATGCATACAAATTTGACAGCAACAGGTAAGTCCTAGCCATATCCGGCTTAGCCTCTAACATAAATTGGGCAGCCAACTTACCCAGATTTGGAAGCTTATGTGCCTTACAAGATCCAAGAAGTGCCCCCCAAACAGAGTCATTGGGATTTACCGGCATATTTTGTATCAGTTCATAAGCTGCTTCAACTTTCCCAGCTCGCCCCAGTAAATCTACCACACATCCGTATATATCCTGATCTGGAATTATATTATACTCTGTTTtcattgagtcaaaatacataagaCCTTCATTTACAAGACCAGCATGGCTGCAAGCACTTAGAACAGTCATGAACACGACTCTATCAGGACGGATGCCTGATTTCACCATTTCGTCGAACAATTTGACAGATTCCACTCCATAACCATGTACTCCATAAGCAATCATCATAGAGGTCCAAGAAACCAAGTCTTTAAAAGACAACAACTCAAATATTTTCCTTGAATCACTAATACTTCCACATTTTGCATACATATCTATGAGGGAATTCCCTATTGCCATGTTCCTATCAAGACCTTTACGGAGAATATTTGCATGAATTTGCTGCCCACAAGTTAAAATTGATAAATCGGCACATGCTGCTACAACACTCGTGAATGTGAAGCAATTCGGAGTAAAACCTTGTGACTCCATTGAGGTAAATAGAGAAAGACACATGGTAGAATTTGATCTTTTGTAGCCAGAAATCAAAGTGTTCCAGGATATTATGTCCTTCTGAGGCATCTCATTGAAGCATTGACTAGCTTCTGATAGACATTGAAACCAACAATACATGTCTATAATGGAATTCATGACAGGTAGACTTGAATTAAGTCCATATTTAACACTTGTGGCATGTAGTTGCCCGCCATGGGAACTCGCGCCAGTCAAAGCACAAGCTTTTACAGCAATTGAGAAACTAAATGCACTTTGCTCAGCTCCCTCCTGATAAAAGCTAAATGAGTATGAGGAAATAGCACAAGCCTACTCCATTGAGGAAAACATTCAAACATTTATTTGGCATTTACGGAAGTAAAATCACAATAAAATTCACCCTGAAGGCCACTGCCACATTCAAGTTTCACTTTTGATCGCATGACAAACATAACATAAGCTTCAAGGGTCATCATATGGCGAAGATTTCAACTCTTCAAGTGCACTCATTCATGTTATATTAGTGGATAAAGACACCTTCATTTCCTCATGTACAACCTGTTTGGTAAGTGGTAATGGGAATTAAAA encodes:
- the LOC110792937 gene encoding putative pentatricopeptide repeat-containing protein At1g56570 isoform X2 encodes the protein MNTIKPSSPYIRPIPSMVLNALHCTQSKPNPSFSPKYPSILATNIIKSYFDKGVIKEARKLFDEMPDRDVVTWTAMITGYTSCNYESFAWNIFYEMLKEGVKPNAFTVSSVLKCCKGMKCYSCGALVHGLSVKHGLVGSIYVDNSLMDVYGYTHRGDGYGGLRAFQQMLSEGAEQSAFSFSIAVKACALTGASSHGGQLHATSVKYGLNSSLPVMNSIIDMYCWFQCLSEASQCFNEMPQKDIISWNTLISGYKRSNSTMCLSLFTSMESQGFTPNCFTFTSVVAACADLSILTCGQQIHANILRKGLDRNMAIGNSLIDMYAKCGSISDSRKIFELLSFKDLVSWTSMMIAYGVHGYGVESVKLFDEMVKSGIRPDRVVFMTVLSACSHAGLVNEGLMYFDSMKTEYNIIPDQDIYGCVVDLLGRAGKVEAAYELIQNMPVNPNDSVWGALLGSCKAHKLPNLGKLAAQFMLEAKPDMARTYLLLSNLYASEGEWKDFAKMRKLMKGLGGRKEPGCSWIELKNDVYSFAVGDKVGPQTERVYEVLSMMILHMEVAGYVPDIDYSLHEFEDGIS
- the LOC110792937 gene encoding putative pentatricopeptide repeat-containing protein At1g56570 isoform X1, giving the protein MNTIKPSSPYIRPIPSMVLNALHCTQSKPNPSFSPKYPSILATNIIKSYFDKGVIKEARKLFDEMPDRDVVTWTAMITGYTSCNYESFAWNIFYEMLKEGVKPNAFTVSSVLKCCKGMKCYSCGALVHGLSVKHGLVGSIYVDNSLMDVYGTCCSSMDEACLVFRDVYPKTSVSWTTLIAGYTHRGDGYGGLRAFQQMLSEGAEQSAFSFSIAVKACALTGASSHGGQLHATSVKYGLNSSLPVMNSIIDMYCWFQCLSEASQCFNEMPQKDIISWNTLISGYKRSNSTMCLSLFTSMESQGFTPNCFTFTSVVAACADLSILTCGQQIHANILRKGLDRNMAIGNSLIDMYAKCGSISDSRKIFELLSFKDLVSWTSMMIAYGVHGYGVESVKLFDEMVKSGIRPDRVVFMTVLSACSHAGLVNEGLMYFDSMKTEYNIIPDQDIYGCVVDLLGRAGKVEAAYELIQNMPVNPNDSVWGALLGSCKAHKLPNLGKLAAQFMLEAKPDMARTYLLLSNLYASEGEWKDFAKMRKLMKGLGGRKEPGCSWIELKNDVYSFAVGDKVGPQTERVYEVLSMMILHMEVAGYVPDIDYSLHEFEDGIS